One region of Zingiber officinale cultivar Zhangliang chromosome 7B, Zo_v1.1, whole genome shotgun sequence genomic DNA includes:
- the LOC122007031 gene encoding maltose excess protein 1-like, chloroplastic: MLPASSPSVSLSAASLSLRLLTPLNHPFYPPAHRALNSRNLRIHRRRRPCPAAASRTTSTPSSEEAAGLRQWDTLTARFAGASNIPFLLIQIPQILLNYNNLISGNKAALLAVPWLGMLTGLLGNMTLLSYFAKKKEVEAIVVQTLGVLSIYVVLGQLAMAQAMSLPYFAVISVLVVSGLVLNFVNYFGWLSVGLWLVWEDFITVAGISVLPQVMWSTFVPFLPKSILPGVISFVIALGAIILARMRKLPEKMVAFIRSISAWIATLLFMWMPIAQMWTTYLNPDNIKGLSAFTILLGMIGNGLMIPRALFIRDLIWFTGASWASFLHGWGNLACMYYFKSISWTFFLGATLSLYIWTGIALWRDGKVHQYSSPLKSLQELFSAT; this comes from the exons ATGCTGCCGGCGTCGTCGCCGTCGGTTTCGCTCTCCGCCGCCTCTCTCAGCCTCCGCCTCTTAACCCCTTTAAACCATCCGTTCTATCCTCCCGCACATCGGGCGTTGAACTCCCGTAATCTCCGCATCCACCGCCGGCGCCGTCCCTGCCCCGCGGCCGCCTCTCGTACGACTTCGACACCGTCCTCCGAGGAG GCCGCCGGGTTGCGGCAATGGGATACCCTCACAGCCAGGTTCGCCGGGGCTTCCAACATCCCTTTCCTACTGATTCAGATTCCCCAGATTCTCCTCAACTACAACAACCTCATCTCCGGCAACAAGGCTGCTCTTCTCGCTGTCCCCTGGCTA GGGATGCTGACGGGGCTTCTTGGGAACATGACGTTGCTATCGTACTTCGCCAAGAAGAAGGAGGTGGAGGCGATTGTGGTCCAGACGCTGGGTGTCTTGTCGATCTATGTCGTCCTAGGGCAGCTCGCGATGGCCCAGGCCATGAGCCTTCCGTACTTCGCGGTTATCTCAGTGCTCGTGGTGTCGGGCCTCGTCTTGAACTTTGTGAACTACTTTGGCTGGCTAAGTGTCGGGCTGTGGCTGGTCTGGGAAGACTTCATTACGGTTGCTGGGATCTCTGTTCTTCCTCAG GTGATGTGGTCGACATTTGTTCCATTCCTTCCAAAAAGCATCTTGCCTGGAGTCATATCTTTTGTCATAGCACTAGGAGCTATTATCCTG GCTCGAATGAGGAAGCTCCCTGAGAAAATGGTGGCATTCATCAGGTCAATATCTGCATGGATTGCCACTCTATTGTTTATGTGGATGCCAATTGCACAAATG TGGACAACTTATCTCAATCCAGATAACATCAAAGGCTTATCTGCTTTCACTATCTTGCTTGGCATGATTGGGAATGGTCTTATGATTCCTCGTGCGCTATTCATCCGTGACTTGATATG GTTCACTGGAGCATCTTGGGCGTCGTTTCTACATGGCTGGGGTAATTTGGCCTGCATGTACTA TTTCAAGAGTATCAGTTGGACTTTCTTCTTAGGTGCAACTTTGAGCTTATATATTTGGACAG GAATAGCACTATGGAGAGATGGAAAAGTACATCAATACAGTTCGCCGCTGAAGTCATTGCAAGAACTGTTTTCTGCGACTTAA